From the Phyllopteryx taeniolatus isolate TA_2022b chromosome 16, UOR_Ptae_1.2, whole genome shotgun sequence genome, one window contains:
- the rundc1 gene encoding RUN domain-containing protein 1 produces the protein MSTEELSALDSEAALAGAGERWAPVGAVASPEEERSSGGHPRRKGSVDEEAAGRLRKLEEEQELLNSSLLALTSHFAQVQFRLKQIVHAQSDEKEKMLTELEEFAFRGCPHVVGCGPRGAQRLHNTSEREKRERLEAQREKQKDLIFQLKTQLDDLEHFAYQEGSYDSLPQSVVMERQKVIIDELIKKLDVNLNEDIGNLSPEELRRRVDAAIAQIVNPARVKEQLVEQLKTQIRDLEMFINFIQDEVGNPLLYDGTHSQQPLAASAKARTPRGKRTVDPEQAQRMRETGLQLIQKALAVLQIFAASQFGCSAGQAPSGVWPQESVQRDYGPLLRRLEAAVDKVRVLGSRRHPGQEHVVNYTGNSAAGPQDELTTCVRKELALVLKDLLAHGLVSPSQTVSLVLAPISCLLPHRTTAPQTMHPWELFVKYYHSKNGKAFAESPARQLSQSFSLPVGGGPLTITPKQSLLWAIHTVLKEHGRYKRGPDTEFKALVCMALNEQRLVSWLNLLCKAGTVVHPHYLAWSYMAQTGFEGALRILGRISHLKFDLPVDLAVRQLKNIKDAF, from the exons ATGTCCACGGAGGAGCTTTCAGCGTTGGACAGCGAAGCCGCGTTGGCCGGCGCCGGCGAGCGCTGGGCGCCGGTGGGCGCCGTGGCCAGCCCCGAGGAGGAGCGCTCGAGCGGCGGCCACCCGAGGCGGAAAGGCTCGGTCGACGAGGAAGCGGCCGGGCGACTGAGGAagctggaggaggagcaggagctgCTCAACTCGTCGCTGCTCGCCCTCACCTCGCACTTTGCCCAGGTGCAGTTCAGACTCAAGCAGATAGTCCACGCGCAGAGCGACGAGAAGGAGAAGATGCTCACCGAGTTGGAGGAGTTCGCCTTCCGGGGATGCCCGCATGTGGTGGGTTGCGGGCCCCGGGGCGCCCAGCGCCTCCACAACACG AGCGAGCGGGAGAAGCGGGAGCGTCTGGAGGCTCAGCGGGAGAAGCAGAAAGATCTCATCTTCCAGCTCAAGACACAGCTGGATGATCTGGAGCACTTTGCCTACCAGGAGGGCAGCTACGACTCACTGCCGCAGTCGGTCGTCATGGAGCGGCAGAAG GTGATCATCGACGAGCTGATCAAGAAGTTGGACGTGAACCTGAACGAGGACATTGGCAACCTGTCGCCTGAGGAGTTGCGACGGCGAGTGGACGCCGCCATCGCGCAGATCGTCAACCCAGCGCGGGTCAAGGAGCAGCTGGTGGAGCAGCTCAAGACGCAGATTAGAGACCTGGAGATGTTCATCAATTTCATCCAGG ATGAGGTGGGCAACCCTCTATTGTATGACGGCACTCACAGTCAGCAGCCTCTAGCTGCCTCCGCCAAGGCCAGGACCCCCAGAGGGAAGAGGACAG TGGACCCGGAGCAGGCGCAGAGGATGCGTGAGACGGGCCTGCAGCTGATCCAGAAGGCGCTGGCCGTGCTTCAGATCTTCGCCGCCAGCCAATTCGGCTGCTCGGCCGGCCAGGCGCCGTCGGGCGTGTGGCCCCAAGAGTCTGTGCAGCGTGACTACGGTCCTTTACTACGCCGTCTAGAAGCAGCCGTAGACAAGGTTCGCGTGCTAGGCTCGCGCCGCCATCCCGGCCAGGAGCACGTGGTCAACTACACCGGGAACTCTGCTGCGGGACCGCAGGATGAGCTCACCACGTGCGTACGCAAAGAGCTGGCCTTGGTTCTCAAGGACTTGCTGGCTCACGGTCTGGTGTCGCCATCCCAGACCGTGAGCTTGGTTCTGGCACCCATCTCCTGCTTGCTGCCTCACCGGACCACGGCGCCCCAAACCATGCACCCCTGGGAGCTCTTCGTCAAGTACTACCACTCAAAAAATGGCAAGGCCTTCGCCGAGTCGCCTGCCCGTCAGCTCTCGCAGTCCTTTAGCCTGCCAGTAGGGGGCGGCCCTCTTACCATCACCCCCAAACAGTCACTGCTGTGGGCCATCCACACAGTTTTGAAGGAGCACGGGCGCTACAAGCGAGGCCCTGACACCGAGTTCAAGGCGCTGGTGTGCATGGCGCTCAACGAGCAGCGGCTGGTCTCCTGGCTCAACCTGCTGTGCAAGGCGGGCACGGTGGTGCACCCACACTACCTGGCGTGGAGCTACATGGCACAGACCGGCTTCGAGGGCGCCCTGCGGATTCTGGGTCGCATCAGCCACCTCAAGTTCGACCTGCCCGTCGACCTGGCCGTGCGGCAGCTCAAGAACATCAAGGACGCTTTCTGA